Within Methanosarcinales archaeon, the genomic segment CTCAGCCAGATGACTGAAGCGATCATCGCCAAATTATAACTTTTTTTCAAAAAAAGAGGCCGGCGTTATTTCGCCGGTTTATTTTATTTTTTAAAAAAAATCAATCTTTTTGGGCCCGTTCATGAGTTTCTGATTCAACCATTGGTTCGAACATAAAGTATTTTTCAACATAACCTCTGATTTCTTCATCAGAAATGCATGATATCCTTAATTCTTTATCATACAGCCTCTGGATATCGGATTGGATAGCTTTGAGCCTTGGGTCTTTTTTCAGGACCTTGGTCCTGACTTTCATCAATTCATTAAGGGTCTCTTGCACTTTATGTCTCAGTACTTCCAGACCTGAGGAATCACCTATCAATAACTGACGCTTACCGCCTACAACCTCTGGTAAATAAGCTTCGTACGTGAAAGGGTTCTTAATCACACCTGCTGTATGGATGCCGCTTTCGTGGGCAAAAATATTCTTGCCTACAACCGCCTTATTTCTGGGAACCCTGATACCCAGCTCGGTTTCCATGAATTTGCCGAATTCTGTTGCCGCTTCCAGGTTATATTTTTCAAACCCTTCGACCCTCTGTATCAGGAATAATACTATTTTTTCCAGCTCGGTGTTCCCTGCACGCTCACCTATTCCCAGGAAAGTCAGACTTGACCAGTTGGCACCATACCAGTAGCCAGCCAGTGAATTGGCCATACCCAGGCCAAAATCATCATGAACGTGCGTTTCGACATTCTTTACACCCATCTCTTCCTTCAAATATCTGACCATTTCAGGAATTCCATAGGGTTCATCCACACCATCGAAAGGCACTCCCATGCCCAGGGTATCGCATAAGCGGATAGTACAGTCGGGGTCGATCTCAATGAGCTTCCTGCAAAGAGGGTATACAAAGCCATAATTGTCGGCCCGTGTCATATCTTCGATATGTGCACGTGTGCGCAGCCCGTGGTCTACTGCATACTGGAGTGCATCAAGATATTTCTCCTCTGCTGCTTCCCTGTTTGGAAGCCCCATCTTGTCAATAATATGAGAATCAGATACTGACATAAGGATGCCTGTTTCCTCGATCCCGTCCATCTCAAGAATAATATCAATATCTGCGGGATTGGCCCTGGCCCAACCCGTAACTTCAGGGAATTCATATCCCCTATTTAGCATAGCTTTAGCTGCTTCCTTATCTCGCTTGTTGAATAGAAAAGCTTCGAGTTTCTCAATTCCAATTTTATGGAGATATTCATAAATCTGCAGTTTCTGGCTTCTGGACATTACAACACCAGGCATCTGAGAGCCGTCACGTATGGTGCTGTCACTAATAAAAACTTCCTGTCCTAATGGTAATTTGATCTTCGGCAGATCATCATAGTCCCTGTACACTTTCATAGGGCTCTTAATTGATGTTTATGATTAAAACACTTTTTATAATGGATCAATGGCCGAAACAGAATCGGTTATTATTGCAGCTCAAGATTAAAATCAAATCTTGTGAACCATCATAATAATCAACCTGAATATTATTGGCATTACCGAAGTGTTTTTTCTATATGGTTCATCTACGTTTATATATTTAAAAAGCATACTTGGATACCATGATGGGCAACACCTTCGGAAAAGCATTCTCAATCACAACCTGGGGCGAAAGCCATGGACCTGCAGTTGGTGTGGTGATTGATGGCTGCCCCTCGGGACTGAAGCTGACTGAAGCTGATATCCAGCATGATCTTGACCGCCGCCGGCCCGGCCAGAGCGAGGTGTCCACCCCGCGCACAGAAGAGGATAAAATAGAGATCTTATCTGGTGTGTTCCAGGGTAAGACTACCGGCACGCCCATTGCGATGCTGGTCAGGAACAGGGATAGTGATTCCAGTAAATATGATATTATCAAAGATACACCCCGCCCGGGTCATGCTGATTTTACCTATCAGATGAAATACGGTATCCGGGATTACAGAGGAGGCGGCCGTTCTTCTGCCAGGGAGACCGTGGCCAGGGTAGCAGCAGGAGCAGTAGCAAAAAAAATCCTGGCCCAAAATGGTATTGAGATATTCGCACATGTAATTGAACTGGGCGGTATCAAGGCATCACCTGTTTTAGTTGAAGATATTAAGAAAAATGTAGAATCCAATCCTATACGCTGTGCAGACCCGGATGCCGCCAAAGCAATGCTTGATAGGGTAAAACAGGCCAAGGCAGACAACGACAGCATAGGTGGCGTCGTTGAGATTATTGCCCTGAATGTCCCAACAGGTCTTGGGGAGCCGGTATTTGATAAGCTGGACGCAAACCTTGCCGGGGCTTTAATGGGGATTGGTGCAGTAAAGGCTGTAGAGATCGGAGCAGGTTTACAATCCGCTCGAATGACTGGCAGTCAGATGAATGACCCCTTAGGGATAGAAAAGGGAAAAGTGGTATGCTTATCCAACAATGCGGGAGGCATTCTCGGAGGAATATCCAGTGGTTGGCCCATTGTATGCCGCATAGCTGTCAAACCCACTCCATCCATTGCACAATCTCAGAGGACCGTGAACCTGGCAAACCTGACTGAAACTGAGATCACCATAGAGGGTCGGCACGACCCAACTATTCCACCACGGATCGTTCCGGTCGCCGAAGCTATGGTAGCTTTGGTGCTGGTCGATCATTTGATCAGATTATCTCAATCTTAATATATATGATCAATAAGCTGCTAATACTTCTTGAGTCTGAGCCTGTTGATCTAATTGTTCCTTCCGTACTTCAAATTCAGGGAACATTTCGATATTTTGTATCAATTCATCATAAATGTCGTGCTTGGAACTAACAATAACCACGTGTGCAGGTGGATGTATCTTAGACAACTTCCCAATAGCCACACTGGGGCTTGTATTCAAAAGAACAACAGCTGCTGCACTACATTTGTTTTTTAATGGACATTTTAAAACACTTGTAAGAATGTCATCTGCATAATCAGGCGTTATGATTTTTGGTTGTTCTGCAAATACCATTCGTCCGTATCTTCTTAAATCAAGAAGGGTAGTATGAACTTTTGAATTACTATCTGCACGTACTACTGCAATTGACTTCATTTTTTCACTCCAGACCAATTATGGCAAATAAAATATGAACAATGCACTATAAATATATTGCCATAACTTGATTAGTAATAAAATTCATGAATTAATAACTCCAATGGAAACAGTAAAAATCGAAAGTGCGATTGAAGAAATTGAATCCGAAAAAGAATCTACTTTCTCTTTTCCTGTTGGTTTTAGCTATAATGAAGTTAATATTTTTGGTAAACATGATGGAGTTTGTTTTCAAAATGGAATTCCACATTTTCTTTTTGAAATAAAATCAACAAATGGTAATATAAACATTGTCTATCCAAGTGAAAAAATTCAAGCGTATTTATATGCTTTAGCACTTGAATATATGGGATTCAATACATCTCAACTACAAATTATTATTATTAAAGCCAAACAGAATATGAGTGTCGAAGATTTAAAAGGTTGTATTGAACCAATTATCTTTTATTTAAAAGAAGGAACTATAAATGAATTCAATATAGTCTTTCCTAGAGTGAAAATATATCAATTCGATTTTTCAACGCACTTTCCGCAGGTAAATCTCAAAAGTGAATCTTTTAGTTAAACATTTAATCATGTCGGTTAATTGCGGTTTTCAAAATGTGCGTGAAAATGGTTTAAAATTATGTATGTCAATTTTCTACTGAAGTTTGCAAATTGTATACTAAAACAGGATCTCTCCAACATTGAATGGGTGAATATTGTCATCTCACCATGTGCATATATATGTACAGTATAAATATATTATGCGATACATATTCAAAACCGGCATCAGGAAAAATGTTGAAAATTTGCATATACCTGCGGAAAGTGCGTTTCAAAAAAAAGTAAAAAAGAAATTGTAGACAAACTTGAGTATATTATAAAATTTTGGACTAAGGAAAGAGTACCAAATTATTCAGATTATATTGGTAGATGCAGAATGTGTAGATATAAAGGTGAATGTTCTACTAATCCAGAATTATAGTACAATTTAAATTACTCTTTTAAATGTTAAAATAACATCTAATGTGAATCATGCACAGTTCATCCTTCACTAACAGTACAGGGTCTTCCTATACTTAAATAAAACGATTTATTGCTTTGAATCCTGCTTAAATTTAGATACACCCGGAAACAAACTCTAATAGAGGTTGGAGTATCTATCTGGGACATCATGCGCCCCGATTAGTCTGAGGGGACAAATCCACAAACAAAGTATGTTCAGTGATTGCTCAGGGCGCATTCCCGGAAAATATGGGAGTGGATTTAAGTTTTTCGAAATTGTCTTACACCAAAAACTTAATCAAATCTTCACTCAACCGAGTCTCTAAACCCAACTTAGATATTATCTCTTCCTTTGATGTGCCTTCCT encodes:
- a CDS encoding DUF356 domain-containing protein, whose amino-acid sequence is MKSIAVVRADSNSKVHTTLLDLRRYGRMVFAEQPKIITPDYADDILTSVLKCPLKNKCSAAAVVLLNTSPSVAIGKLSKIHPPAHVVIVSSKHDIYDELIQNIEMFPEFEVRKEQLDQQAQTQEVLAAY
- the aroC gene encoding chorismate synthase, translating into MMGNTFGKAFSITTWGESHGPAVGVVIDGCPSGLKLTEADIQHDLDRRRPGQSEVSTPRTEEDKIEILSGVFQGKTTGTPIAMLVRNRDSDSSKYDIIKDTPRPGHADFTYQMKYGIRDYRGGGRSSARETVARVAAGAVAKKILAQNGIEIFAHVIELGGIKASPVLVEDIKKNVESNPIRCADPDAAKAMLDRVKQAKADNDSIGGVVEIIALNVPTGLGEPVFDKLDANLAGALMGIGAVKAVEIGAGLQSARMTGSQMNDPLGIEKGKVVCLSNNAGGILGGISSGWPIVCRIAVKPTPSIAQSQRTVNLANLTETEITIEGRHDPTIPPRIVPVAEAMVALVLVDHLIRLSQS
- a CDS encoding isopropylmalate synthase, which encodes MKVYRDYDDLPKIKLPLGQEVFISDSTIRDGSQMPGVVMSRSQKLQIYEYLHKIGIEKLEAFLFNKRDKEAAKAMLNRGYEFPEVTGWARANPADIDIILEMDGIEETGILMSVSDSHIIDKMGLPNREAAEEKYLDALQYAVDHGLRTRAHIEDMTRADNYGFVYPLCRKLIEIDPDCTIRLCDTLGMGVPFDGVDEPYGIPEMVRYLKEEMGVKNVETHVHDDFGLGMANSLAGYWYGANWSSLTFLGIGERAGNTELEKIVLFLIQRVEGFEKYNLEAATEFGKFMETELGIRVPRNKAVVGKNIFAHESGIHTAGVIKNPFTYEAYLPEVVGGKRQLLIGDSSGLEVLRHKVQETLNELMKVRTKVLKKDPRLKAIQSDIQRLYDKELRISCISDEEIRGYVEKYFMFEPMVESETHERAQKD